TTGCTTCCTGCGTAGCCGTCCCGGTTATTGTAACACGCTTTGCAAGCTAACGACTGGGGTTTGTGAGggggtttgtttatttttctaaggGTCTGCAAAGATGCCGAGGTCGAGGCGGGCTGCGAGGAGACGGTCCGCGCCTACCCCCACCGCACCCTGGCCTCggtggggctgggagagggcTGGGGCTCCGGAGAAGGGGCTGGAGGTTCGCGAAGCGCGCGTCTCCATCCCTCCGCCCCGATGGGGGCGGGGAAGGGGTGCAGTAGACCGCGCTGGAAGAGCAGCTCTCCGGGGAGGGGTCTCCCTCGCTGCGGCAGGCGCAGCAGGCCGGGGAGGGGAGTTGCCTAGGAGAGGGGCCGGGcggcggaggggaggggaggagagggggcgCGGGTGCAGCCGCCGCGCGCGCTCGCCCCTCCTCGCGCGCCATGACTGTGGAACGTGGTGCCGGGGAGGAGGGACGGCCGCCGGGGGCCGCCCGGGGCTGCTCGGCATTGGTGCGGAAACCCGAGCCCGGAGTCGCTCCCTCGcgctgtctcctcctcctcctcctcctcctctgcggGGGAAACCGCTGCACCCAAACCGGGAGCAGCTGCGAGCAGGGGGCAGGGCGCGGGCTGAAAGGCGAGCCAAAGGTTCAAACCTCCGCGGCGCGGGCGGGGGCGGAGGGCAACAGCAGGACGGCCCCCAGGTCCCGAGAAGGCGTGGCAGTGGTCGGCCCAGGTGTCAGGGAACCTGGCCTGAGACCCCTGCATTTCCAAGCTTCTTTCCTGGTCAGAGGAAACGTGAACCAAAGGTAGTTCAGCTAAACAGACCACCTCGAGCCGGGTTCGAGGCATCTGTCTCGAGGGCAAGACAGTATTTTTTGCACGACAGAAAGTTACACCCATTTTTTTCCGTGGGGGAAATCGTTGCGCCCCTTCCCCCAAAATGTCGCGCAAGAGGAATGACCTCCCGCTACCCAGACCTTCGCCagtgtcccccaccccacccccacccgggCGCTGGGTGTGGATTGGGCGGAGGGAGGCTATATGGGAGCTTAAAGCATGAGGTCATGAGCGGAGGAGACTGCTGCCAAAAGCACCcgaggtttttgtgttttttgagggGTAACGGTTCTCCATCTTCAGCAGTGGAAAGTCCTCCCGCCTACCCTACCAATTCTGGGGCACGTGGACCAGAGAGTCCCTGAAAAGAGGAGGGGACCTGGGCTATTTCGCTTAATGAGCGTTTGGCGCGTGCCCAGCCTTTATGGAGCCCTTCCACATAAGCAAAGAAAGCCGAGGGACGGCGCACAGTGTTGCGGCGACTGGGAAAAGCTTCAGATGCTCGATGTCCCCCGCCCTCTTTCCTCAGTCCTCGGTCATCTTCCAAGTGGGCTGCTTTCTGCGATAGCTTCCTGTCCCCCTCCGACCCATTCCTCCCAAGCGACTAAAACTCCTAATGACATTATTTTAAAGCCTTCAAAACCCTCTTCCATTGCCCTTAGAATAAAGCCAAGTTGTGATTTCGCCTCTACAAACCTCTCCACCCGCCCAGCTCTTCCTCGGATATTGTAAGCCCCGTCAAGCTTTCTTTGTTCAAGGGGTGGAGGAGGGGGCGCCTAACCTTTCCCCTTCCACCTCTTCTTACTAACTCCTGCTGGACCTTCAAGATTTGACTCAACTGTCAGTAACTTCAAGATGCCTTCCTGAGGGTACACCCAGGTCTCTACCTCAGGGGAAAAGACCTACCCTAGGTCTCCTGGCAGCAGCGCTGTGGCCGGAGTTGGCCCCAGTGGCGGCCTTTTTCCAAGCGGAGGAGGAACAGCCAAGCTAAGCTTGACCACCGTCACCGCCCAGGGACCTGAGCGGGAGCTGGCTGGGACAAAACCTCAAAACGGGACTTGGGAAAACCGCACCGCCCAGAAAACTCAGCCCCTCCACCTTcctcccagcacacacacacacccttttaaTCTAAAACTCCTCCCCGGGGCAGATAAGGAACCTATTCCGAGAGTTAAGTTAATTGCCCCAGGTCAACGTGGAAATTCACAGCCTGTCTTTCCAGCTCCTAAACCAGAAGCTGCAGAGAAGGAAGGATTTGGGATTTGCGGCTACACAGCCAAGGACGCTTTTGTCATCTTCAAAGGTCCCCCTACACCCTACACGCTTGGCCCGCTCTGTTCATTGCCAACAGAGTGATGGTAATGCTAGATGGTTAGCTCTGCAGGCtctgaccttaggcaaattaacCGCTTGGTTCAGTTTCTttgcctgtaaaatgggaatgatagtaTTCATATCATAGTGTTattgtgaggtttaaatgagttattttatGTAAGGCCTTAGAGTTTAAAGCAAGTTACTAATATTTGTGAATAGGGTTGTGTATCCTCCCccgccccccctccccccacaccttCCAAAGGACTCTAGAAAATCAGATCCTCAGAGTCTTAGCTGATTGAAGCATCAGAAAAATATCTAtggggccaggcggggtggctcacacctataatcccagcgctttgggcgGATGAGgtaggcggatcgcttgagctgaggagtttgagaccagcctggacaatgtagaGAGACCCTCTCCacgtttattattaaaaaataaaaaattagccaggcatagtggtgcatgcctgtagtctcagctactgaggaggctaaggcaggaggatggcttgagcccacggggttaaggctgcagtgagcagattgccccactgcactccagcctgggtgacagcgcaagactctgtctcaaaaaatataattatatatagagagagagggagagagagagagagagagcaccaaAAGGACTGGGAAACACCGGCAGATGCACAGACAATGCATCCCTGATTTTACCAATAGACTTGACTCCCAACAATGCATACTCTTGAAGGCAATCCACAGGTTGAATAAACCAAGTCCATGAGCGCTGGGTCTGGAATCTTTCTACAATCAGGGTCAGAAGGAGGGtgactgaaattaaaatattagcttgGATCTT
This DNA window, taken from Pan paniscus chromosome 5, NHGRI_mPanPan1-v2.0_pri, whole genome shotgun sequence, encodes the following:
- the LOC106634882 gene encoding uncharacterized protein LOC106634882 codes for the protein MPRSRRAARRRSAPTPTAPWPRWGWERAGAPEKGLEVREARVSIPPPRWGRGRGAVDRAGRAALRGGVSLAAAGAAGRGGELPRRGAGRRRGGEERGRGCSRRARSPLLARHDCGTWCRGGGTAAGGRPGLLGIGAETRARSRSLALSPPPPPPPLRGKPLHPNREQLRAGGRARAERRAKGSNLRGAGGGGGQQQDGPQVPRRRGSGRPRCQGTWPETPAFPSFFPGQRKREPKVVQLNRPPRAGFEASVSRARQYFLHDRKLHPFFSVGEIVAPLPPKCRARGMTSRYPDLRQCPPPHPHPGAGCGLGGGRLYGSLKHEVMSGGDCCQKHPRFLCFLRGNGSPSSAVESPPAYPTNSGARGPESP